The DNA sequence TAGGCCCACAGGGCCGCGTTCGACAGCGGGACCGTTCCCTCGAATTCGAGCGTGTTGGTCGTCGCGTCGAGGCGGTAGACGACGGTCCGCGACTTGCCCCCGTCGTCGAACGAGTGCGCTCCCCAGATCTTGCCGTTGACGAGCACCGGAGACGCGCTGAAGCGCGCGTCGCCGGCATCGATGTTGTCGTTGGCCCCGAGCTGGGGGGCGTTGATGTCCCCCATCGACCTGGTCTGCGTCTGCACGAACCGGTTGCCGGTGAGCGTCGGGTTGGCGACCGCACCGCTGATCGTCGACACCTGGAGGAAGCTGTTGTTGAATCGCGACGCCAGGTAGCCGACGTTCGGCGAACTGTTGGAGTAGTCGTACACCGGATGGAGCGTGAAGCCGTTGCTGTCGACGAGCCGCGGCGACGGGGCCGCGGTGGTGTCGGCAAAGTACTTGTTGCCGGTCAGCGACGGGGCCCCGGCAGTAAGGCTCGCCTTGGGGATCGTCAGCACCGAGATCGACGTCGACGTCGTCCCGGCCACCCCGAACATGTTGTTGCTGATCGTCACCCAGTCACCGTTGATGCCGAGTGTCGGGTAGTCGGCCCAGCGCAGGTCGGTCGGATCGGCATCGAACCGGAACGCCCGCCAGTTGCCCGCCGAGGGATCGCTTCCCGTCGTGACGCCGACGAGGATCCCGCTGGTGGTCGACCGGAGGGAGTCGACCGGAGGGAGTCGACCGGAGGGAGTCGACCGCGGTCGCGAACCAGCGGCCGCTGTGGCGGTCGTACATCACACGCGGGTCGAACGAAAAGCTCTGCACGCTCCCGCCGCCCCCCGCGGCCAGGGCCGTGTTCCAAAAGCTGTCGAGTGACCGGGCCTCCTGCTGGACGCCGGTCTTGCCATACCGGGCGAAGCGCCCGTTGATCAGTTCGACGTAGTCGGAAGGGCCGATCGCCCCCATCGTGTCGGGCGGGATGAATCCCGACTGATTGATCGATGACCCGTTGAAGTTCGCACCGAGCGTGAAGCTCGGCGCCTGGGCAAGCGCCCCGCCGTCGGGCGCGCTGGCCGCGCAGGCGAGGAGCGCCAGGGCGATGGCACGGTGGATCGGTCGGCGCATATGGCTCCCTCCGAAGGCTGCCCGCGGCCCATGCGACCACGGTGCGACCGAACGCAGTGCAAATCCGGCGCCAATGGGACCGACAATCGCGATAGCCGGTTGCGGGGCGCTTTCCGCAGGGCACACAACGGAGCCGTGCCCTTACTCTGGCGGAGCCCGCCCCGCCGCCGGAGCGAATCGCCCCCACTGCGCTGTAGTGATTCGCTCCGGCCTCCGTCGTGGCAGCTTGCCTGGGAATGAATTCCCTGCTGTCGGTTCGCACCGTGACCTGTGTTCCGATACACCGGTTTCCATCGCACTGACTACACTCGCGCCCAACCCGAACCACGACCGGAAGGAATCGCGATGCGAGCGGGCTGGTGGCTGGTGATATCGCTCCTGCTCGCGACAGCCGTGGCGACCGTCGCCAACGCGGCCGACGGGAAGCGCCCCGATGTCCTGGTGATCCTCACCGACGACATGCGCCCCGACGCGCTGGGCGTCGTGCAGCGCGAGCAGGGGGATCGCGCGCTGTTCCCCTGGTTCCAGACGCCCCACCTCGACCGGCTCGCCGCCGAGGGCTGCCGGTTCGCCAACGCCTTCGTGACCACGTCGCTCTGCTCGCCGAGCCGGGCCTCGCTGATCTCCGGCCGCTACGCCCACCGCCACGGCGTGCGCGACAACTTCACCGACTACCCCGCCGCCCTGCCGGGCTACCCGCGCCGCCTCCAGGAGGCGGGCTACGAGACGGCGTACATCGGTAAGTGGCACATGGGGGAAAACGACGACCAGCGCCGCCCCGGGTTCGACTTCTGGATGAGCCACAAGGGCCAGGGTGCCTACCACGACAACGAATTCAACGTGGACGGCGAGCGGCGCGTGATCCCCGGGTATTACACGACCGTGGTCACCGACGCGGCGCTCGACTGGCTCGCCCGGCCCCATGACAAGCCCTGGCTCCTCGTCGTCGGCCACAAGGCGCCCCACGGTGGGCCGATCGTCCCCGAGGAACGCTACGCCCACGCCTTCGACGACCACCCCGTCGTCAAGCCGGCGAGCGCCGAGAGCTACCGGGCGGCCGACGGCAAGCCGGAGTGGCTCGAGCGCTCCTACCCCACCTGGCACGGCCTCGGCGGGCCGCTCTACGGCCAGCAGGAGTACGGAAAGTTCGTCCGCGTTTACCTCGGTTGCATCGCCTCGGTCGACGACAGCGTCGGCCGGATCATCGAGCGGCTGCGCGACACCGGCCGGCTCGACGACACGGTCGTGATCTTCACCAGCGACAACGGCTTCGCCCTCGGCGAGCACGGCCGCGTCGACAAGCGCACCGCCTACGAGGAGAGCATCCGCGTGCCGCTGCTCGTCCGCTATCCGCGCCGCGCTCGCCCCGGCAGCGTGGTCCGGTCGATGGTCCTGTCGCTCGATCTCGCCCCGAGCATCCTCGACCTGTGCGGGCTCCCTCCCCTCCCCGATGCCGACGGCCGCTCGTGGGCGCCGTTGCTCGCCGGCGACGCCAGCGGCTGGCGGACGTCGTTCCTCTACCACTACGACTACGAGCGGCAGTTTCCCTTCACCCCCAACGTCCGCGCGGTGCGCACGGCCGACTGGAAATACATCCGCTACCCGCACGGCGACGGCGGCCCCGACCGCCACGCCGCCGAGCTCTACGACCTTCGCACCGACCCGCTCGAGATGCGAAACCTCGCCGCCGATCCGGCCCACGCAGCCGACGTCGCCCGGCTCGCCGCCGAGCTCGTGCGGCTCCAGGAGCGCCACGGTGCCCTGCCCGACCGGCTCCCGCTCGACGAGGGGATTCGAAACGAGCTGCCGAAGTTCTGACACGGCTCGTCCCGAGCCCGCCGATCCCGTGGAGGACCTCGGATGACAGGGCACGCCCCCCGCGAGTTCGACATCGTCGTCCACGGCGCGAGCGGATTCGTCGGCCGGCTCGTGGCCGGGCACCTCGCTCGGCACGCGCCCGCAGGCGTGCGGATCGCCCTCTCCGGGCGAAGCGCGGAAAAGCTCGCCGCCGTGCGCGCCACGCTCCCCGGCGCCGCCGACTGGCCGATTGTCGTCGCCGATGCCGCCGACGCGGCCGCGCTCCGCGCTCTCGCCGCCCGGACGCGCGTCGTCGCGACCACGGTCGGCCCCTACGCCCGCCACGGCGTGCCGCTGGTGGAGGCGTGCGCCACCGCCGGCACCGACTCCGTCGACCTCACCGGCGAGGTGGTGTTCGTCAGGGAGTGCATCGACCGGTTCCACGGCGCCGCCCGGACGTCGGGCGCGCGGATCGTCAACGCCTGCGGGTTCGACTCGATACCCTCCGACCTCGGCGTCTGGATCACCGCGCGGCGGGCCGCGGCCGACGGCGCCGGCACGCTCGGCGCGACGGCGCTGGTGATGCGGAAGGCAAAGGGGGGATTCAGCGGCGGCACGATCGACTCGCTCCGCCAGCAGCTGCGGATGACGGGCGCCGACCCCGCCCTCGCGCGGCTCGTCGCCGATCCGTTCGGCCTCGACCCGGTCCGGCGGGCGCCGTCGGCCGGCGGCTGGCCGTTGCGCGACGCCGACGTCGCCTGGCCGCGCCACGACCGGAGCCTCGGCGAGTGGGTCGGCCCGTTCGTGATGGCCCCGTTCAACACGCGGATCGTCCGCCGGTCGCACGCGCTGCTCGATGGCGGTTATGGCCCCGACTTCCACTACCAGGAGCTCGTCGGGTTCGGCACGTCGCTCGCTTCTCCGCTACGGGCCCTGGCGATGACGCTCGGCTTCGGTGCCCTCGTCGCCGGCCTCGGCTTCGGCCCCACGCGCCGGCTCCTCGACCGGCTCCTCCCGGCCCCCGGGGAAGGTCCGGACGACGAGGCCCGGGCCAACGGCATGTTCGCGCTCGACATCGTC is a window from the Planctomycetota bacterium genome containing:
- a CDS encoding sulfatase, with amino-acid sequence MRAGWWLVISLLLATAVATVANAADGKRPDVLVILTDDMRPDALGVVQREQGDRALFPWFQTPHLDRLAAEGCRFANAFVTTSLCSPSRASLISGRYAHRHGVRDNFTDYPAALPGYPRRLQEAGYETAYIGKWHMGENDDQRRPGFDFWMSHKGQGAYHDNEFNVDGERRVIPGYYTTVVTDAALDWLARPHDKPWLLVVGHKAPHGGPIVPEERYAHAFDDHPVVKPASAESYRAADGKPEWLERSYPTWHGLGGPLYGQQEYGKFVRVYLGCIASVDDSVGRIIERLRDTGRLDDTVVIFTSDNGFALGEHGRVDKRTAYEESIRVPLLVRYPRRARPGSVVRSMVLSLDLAPSILDLCGLPPLPDADGRSWAPLLAGDASGWRTSFLYHYDYERQFPFTPNVRAVRTADWKYIRYPHGDGGPDRHAAELYDLRTDPLEMRNLAADPAHAADVARLAAELVRLQERHGALPDRLPLDEGIRNELPKF
- a CDS encoding enoyl-ACP reductase, producing the protein MTGHAPREFDIVVHGASGFVGRLVAGHLARHAPAGVRIALSGRSAEKLAAVRATLPGAADWPIVVADAADAAALRALAARTRVVATTVGPYARHGVPLVEACATAGTDSVDLTGEVVFVRECIDRFHGAARTSGARIVNACGFDSIPSDLGVWITARRAAADGAGTLGATALVMRKAKGGFSGGTIDSLRQQLRMTGADPALARLVADPFGLDPVRRAPSAGGWPLRDADVAWPRHDRSLGEWVGPFVMAPFNTRIVRRSHALLDGGYGPDFHYQELVGFGTSLASPLRALAMTLGFGALVAGLGFGPTRRLLDRLLPAPGEGPDDEARANGMFALDIVAGTTGGTRYRTRVAAQGDPGYAATSLMLGESALALVVNRDRLPDRAGVLTPATAFGDVLVDRLRAAGMTFVTTAIPTTARSG